A window of the Dyadobacter pollutisoli genome harbors these coding sequences:
- a CDS encoding sensor histidine kinase codes for MAKLLSGALGWLFILIWIPRSALSQRDTLRITGSSYFDEKRTLVLCQYISAKLKIPVKYENIPSTKRMHEVLRQGEVDLAMMNTFQYVFAKSDHITNIEPFVILGDSSGKAKTYRSCLIVRPGSPYHTIGEVIDAADKVKIDFAYVASTSGHIVPRMQLATAGVQYPEAQFGSVHFSGGHLEAIQSAIDKRADAAFVSIDDLMNYQLTGQIAKDAVRIIWTSYPIMQSPVVIRRNLPDNLKQQLRSLFLNLHHDDPAVWNHVRENWGAVDPVRFVDAFAADFISVQQAADKVGKLVYFLNYYEERLAQQSLELAKGDGLIEGQRAKIQQQNKVLDKQIIQIRTQAVSLYLLGLIVLGIGVIITLVVRASRSKQRLNEALILKNDQLEQALSDLKLAQDSLIHSEKMASLGLLTAGVAHEINNPVNFIFTGINGLEKNINALMTVMRALEEIENLPAEQIALQRVNIELVKKNNRYEAVKASLGDFIDGIRLGAKRTADIVSGLRNFARTDESERKMAHVHECLDSTLLLLQFKFKEAGVQLSKHYDDQIPEMACYPGPLNQVFMNLFTNAIQAIEARTDGTEGLINVTTKQVGETVEITISDNGTGIEPEILAKIFDPFFTTKQVGEGTGLGLSITYGIIRKHQGTLEVESEVGHGTKFFIYLPTNLTLA; via the coding sequence ATGGCTAAATTATTATCCGGGGCATTAGGCTGGTTATTCATATTGATCTGGATCCCAAGGTCAGCTCTATCGCAGCGCGACACCCTGCGGATCACGGGTTCTTCTTATTTTGACGAAAAGAGGACGCTGGTACTTTGCCAGTACATTTCCGCGAAACTAAAAATACCCGTCAAATACGAAAACATCCCTTCCACCAAGCGAATGCACGAGGTACTCAGGCAGGGAGAGGTGGATTTGGCGATGATGAATACCTTTCAGTACGTTTTTGCCAAGAGTGACCACATTACCAATATTGAGCCATTTGTGATTTTGGGAGACAGTAGTGGTAAAGCCAAAACATACCGCAGCTGCCTCATCGTCAGGCCCGGAAGTCCTTATCATACCATCGGTGAGGTGATTGATGCAGCCGATAAGGTCAAAATAGATTTTGCTTATGTCGCCTCTACTTCCGGGCACATTGTCCCTCGTATGCAGCTGGCCACAGCGGGCGTCCAGTATCCCGAAGCACAGTTTGGAAGCGTCCATTTTTCGGGCGGCCACCTCGAAGCCATCCAGTCGGCGATCGACAAGCGGGCTGATGCTGCATTCGTATCCATTGATGACCTGATGAACTATCAGCTGACTGGCCAGATCGCAAAAGATGCCGTCAGGATCATCTGGACGTCGTATCCGATCATGCAGAGCCCGGTGGTCATCCGGCGAAACTTACCTGATAACCTGAAACAGCAGCTAAGGTCTCTGTTCCTGAACCTGCATCACGACGATCCCGCAGTGTGGAATCATGTCCGGGAGAACTGGGGCGCAGTGGATCCCGTCCGGTTCGTAGATGCTTTCGCGGCCGATTTTATTTCTGTTCAACAGGCGGCTGACAAGGTGGGCAAGCTGGTTTATTTTCTGAACTATTATGAAGAGCGCCTCGCACAGCAATCATTGGAACTGGCGAAAGGAGATGGCCTGATTGAAGGCCAGCGGGCCAAAATCCAACAGCAGAACAAGGTGTTGGACAAGCAGATCATTCAAATCAGGACCCAGGCCGTATCGCTTTATTTGTTGGGATTGATCGTACTCGGCATTGGCGTGATCATTACTTTGGTGGTCCGGGCGAGCAGGTCGAAGCAGCGATTGAATGAAGCATTGATCCTCAAAAACGACCAGCTCGAACAGGCGCTTTCCGACCTGAAACTCGCACAGGATTCGCTCATTCATTCCGAGAAAATGGCGTCGCTGGGTTTGCTGACGGCAGGTGTCGCCCACGAGATCAACAATCCGGTCAATTTTATTTTTACCGGGATCAATGGATTGGAGAAAAATATCAATGCGCTGATGACAGTCATGAGGGCATTGGAGGAAATAGAAAACCTGCCCGCTGAACAGATCGCTTTGCAGCGGGTTAACATTGAACTTGTCAAGAAAAATAACCGCTATGAGGCCGTGAAGGCCAGTTTGGGCGATTTTATCGACGGGATCAGGCTTGGCGCCAAACGTACGGCCGACATTGTCAGCGGGTTACGGAATTTTGCCCGTACCGATGAGTCCGAGCGTAAAATGGCCCATGTCCACGAGTGCCTCGACTCGACGCTGCTACTGCTTCAATTTAAATTCAAGGAAGCCGGTGTTCAACTTTCGAAGCACTATGACGACCAGATTCCCGAAATGGCCTGCTATCCCGGGCCTTTGAACCAGGTATTCATGAACCTGTTTACCAATGCCATTCAAGCCATTGAGGCGAGAACGGACGGGACGGAAGGCCTGATCAATGTCACAACTAAACAGGTTGGAGAGACGGTTGAAATTACAATCAGCGATAATGGAACTGGTATTGAGCCAGAGATACTGGCCAAGATTTTCGATCCTTTTTTTACTACCAAGCAGGTAGGCGAGGGGACAGGGCTGGGGCTGTCGATCACATATGGTATAATCCGCAAGCACCAGGGTACGCTCGAAGTAGAAAGCGAGGTTGGTCACGGTACCAAATTTTTTATTTATCTTCCAACAAATTTAACACTGGCTTAA
- a CDS encoding SusC/RagA family TonB-linked outer membrane protein: MKNKVYYLEGPYWTKGFLPTCLLLITGLCFPAVSGTSGMADSNTATYTSVGSGSTAVIVIEKITGKVVDAANSEPLAGVNVLIKGSSKGTITDAFGNYSIEMENGSNVLIFSFLGFVSQEVQPGSQTAVNVSLSADPRQLNEVVVTALGIKKEKKAVGYAVQEVKGATMVKAREPNAISSLTGKVAGLTIAQSPDLFSNPNVTLRGRSGVLYVVDGVPINTDSWNLSPDDIETYSVLKGASAAALYGNRGQNGAIIITTKKGSSGKKGFTVDFNSSTQLQTGFNAIPKYQTEYGPGSNFQYSFVDGRGGGINDNDYNIWGPRFEGQPITQYNSERDPQTGKLIPLPWLARGKDNLTNFLRNGLLSTNNIAISNKSDFGDFRLSVSQLFQRGQVPNTKLGGTTVNIAGGINAGKKLRFDASINYNRQYSPNYPTLDYGPASPIYVFTVWGGVDYDVNDLRNYWQPGKENQQQYNREYTIYDNPWMTAYEALKTYYKTDTYGFVQANYKATDNLTFNLRTNLSAWNRNRSTRAPISSNLYNFGFPNQAGGYSETYDNFFENNTEASVKYEKRFGQQFGLNASLYGNLRSVKVSSLYGVTTKGLIVPGVYALSNSVQPSTSSNDYAKRQVGSVYGFVDMDYRDFLFLNVTGRVDKSSTMPIKNNTYFYPSASMSAVLSEVISFPQKISFVKLRGSYANVASDFVNENDQYGIYSLIPTYSNSGRWNNSYTGVSYTGTLYSDNLQAARVKTLELGLEVRFFQNRLAVDAAIFRNVEGPGIVSVPTSVTSGVSGIQQNAYTYIRKGAELTVEGTAIKLEDFSWNVAANWSTNHRWLNKINGTQMRDGNIKVGDRSDGYFIRDFQRDQQGNMIVGTNGMPAYNPYNSKIGYYDNKFSAGINNTFKYKSVVLSFQVDGRFGGKVNNYMYTKQFGSGTAPESASEFRLKDWNNRDTEGYKGSVMTDGQRIVKGQLNTDQDGNVVSDTREFATNDVPVLWQAWATNYYQSAYVAAKNRTYVKLREVVISYNLPAKLLAKTRFASAASISLVGRNLFYFTGKYTRNIDLDQFTGTTTSFQTPSVKSFGANLNLTF, encoded by the coding sequence ATGAAAAACAAGGTTTACTATTTGGAAGGCCCTTACTGGACAAAGGGCTTTTTGCCAACCTGCCTGCTTTTAATCACCGGGCTCTGCTTCCCCGCCGTTTCCGGAACCTCGGGAATGGCTGATTCAAACACTGCGACGTATACCAGTGTGGGTTCCGGTTCGACAGCTGTTATTGTTATTGAAAAAATTACCGGTAAAGTGGTTGACGCTGCCAATAGCGAACCACTGGCAGGTGTGAATGTATTGATCAAGGGAAGTTCAAAAGGAACGATCACGGATGCATTCGGTAACTATTCCATTGAAATGGAGAATGGCAGCAATGTGCTGATCTTCTCATTTCTGGGTTTTGTGAGTCAGGAAGTACAGCCTGGAAGCCAGACGGCCGTCAATGTATCTTTAAGTGCAGACCCGAGGCAGCTGAATGAAGTTGTGGTGACTGCATTGGGTATCAAAAAAGAGAAAAAAGCAGTGGGATATGCGGTGCAGGAAGTGAAGGGCGCCACGATGGTAAAAGCCCGCGAACCCAATGCGATCAGCTCTCTGACCGGTAAAGTGGCCGGTTTGACAATTGCCCAAAGTCCTGACCTGTTCTCGAATCCCAATGTGACATTGAGGGGACGTAGCGGTGTTTTGTATGTAGTGGACGGTGTACCTATTAATACGGATTCCTGGAACCTTAGTCCGGACGACATTGAAACTTACTCGGTTCTGAAAGGGGCGAGTGCTGCCGCATTATATGGTAACAGGGGCCAGAATGGTGCGATCATCATTACTACTAAAAAAGGATCCTCGGGTAAGAAGGGTTTTACAGTCGATTTCAATTCCAGCACGCAGTTACAGACTGGTTTCAATGCTATTCCTAAGTACCAGACTGAGTACGGCCCGGGTAGTAACTTCCAATATTCCTTCGTGGATGGCCGCGGCGGTGGTATCAATGACAATGATTACAATATCTGGGGGCCAAGGTTTGAAGGTCAGCCCATTACCCAATATAATAGCGAAAGAGACCCTCAGACAGGCAAGTTGATCCCGCTTCCCTGGCTTGCCAGAGGTAAAGATAACCTGACCAACTTTTTAAGAAACGGGCTTTTGAGCACCAACAACATTGCTATTTCGAATAAAAGTGATTTCGGTGATTTTCGTTTGTCGGTTTCACAGCTGTTTCAGCGCGGGCAGGTTCCTAATACCAAACTGGGCGGAACAACGGTTAACATTGCCGGTGGGATCAATGCAGGTAAAAAGCTGCGTTTTGATGCCAGTATCAACTATAACCGTCAGTATTCTCCCAATTATCCTACATTGGATTACGGTCCTGCCAGCCCGATTTACGTATTTACGGTTTGGGGTGGTGTGGACTATGATGTGAATGACCTGCGCAACTACTGGCAGCCAGGAAAGGAAAACCAGCAGCAGTACAACCGTGAATACACCATTTACGATAACCCCTGGATGACTGCGTATGAGGCTTTGAAAACCTACTATAAGACAGATACTTACGGGTTTGTGCAGGCAAACTATAAAGCTACCGACAACCTGACATTCAACCTGCGCACCAATTTGAGCGCCTGGAACAGAAACCGCAGTACCCGCGCCCCGATATCTTCCAACCTTTACAATTTTGGTTTTCCGAACCAGGCAGGAGGATATTCAGAGACCTATGATAACTTTTTTGAAAACAACACGGAGGCCTCTGTAAAATATGAAAAGCGTTTTGGACAGCAATTTGGCCTGAATGCATCTCTTTATGGAAACCTGCGCTCAGTGAAAGTGAGCTCGCTGTACGGGGTTACCACAAAGGGATTGATCGTGCCGGGCGTTTATGCATTGTCTAACTCGGTGCAGCCTTCAACTTCCAGTAATGATTATGCCAAACGTCAGGTAGGTAGTGTGTATGGTTTTGTGGACATGGATTACAGGGACTTTCTGTTCCTGAACGTGACGGGCCGCGTGGACAAATCAAGTACGATGCCGATTAAGAACAACACCTATTTTTATCCGTCGGCTTCGATGAGCGCTGTGCTTTCGGAAGTGATTTCCTTTCCTCAGAAAATATCGTTCGTGAAATTGAGAGGTTCGTATGCCAACGTGGCGAGTGATTTTGTAAATGAAAATGATCAGTACGGGATTTACAGCTTAATTCCAACCTACTCAAATTCAGGTCGCTGGAACAATTCCTATACCGGCGTAAGTTATACCGGAACTTTGTATAGCGACAATTTGCAGGCTGCGCGCGTGAAAACATTGGAACTGGGTCTTGAAGTACGTTTTTTCCAAAACAGACTGGCTGTTGATGCTGCGATTTTCCGGAATGTGGAAGGCCCTGGTATCGTGAGCGTCCCTACTTCGGTCACTTCCGGCGTATCCGGTATCCAGCAGAATGCCTATACCTACATCAGAAAAGGAGCGGAATTGACCGTCGAAGGAACTGCGATTAAACTGGAAGATTTTTCATGGAATGTAGCGGCTAACTGGTCAACCAATCACCGGTGGCTCAATAAAATCAATGGTACGCAAATGCGCGACGGAAACATCAAGGTGGGTGACCGCTCAGACGGTTACTTTATCAGGGATTTTCAGCGTGACCAGCAGGGAAATATGATCGTGGGTACGAATGGAATGCCAGCTTACAATCCGTATAACTCCAAAATCGGGTACTACGACAACAAGTTCAGCGCCGGGATCAATAACACATTCAAATACAAATCGGTGGTGTTGAGTTTCCAGGTTGATGGCCGCTTTGGTGGAAAAGTAAATAATTACATGTATACCAAGCAGTTTGGTAGCGGAACCGCGCCGGAATCTGCGAGTGAGTTTCGTTTGAAAGACTGGAACAACAGGGATACCGAAGGCTACAAAGGCAGCGTAATGACCGACGGCCAGCGGATTGTAAAAGGTCAGCTGAATACCGACCAGGACGGAAATGTAGTGTCCGACACGCGGGAGTTCGCAACGAACGATGTGCCCGTTCTGTGGCAAGCCTGGGCGACCAACTACTATCAATCGGCTTATGTGGCGGCGAAAAACCGGACTTATGTGAAGCTGAGAGAAGTGGTGATCAGCTACAATTTACCTGCAAAACTTTTGGCAAAAACCCGTTTTGCATCCGCAGCGAGCATTTCTCTCGTGGGTAGAAACCTATTTTACTTCACCGGAAAATATACCCGCAACATCGATCTGGACCAGTTTACAGGAACCACGACAAGTTTCCAGACTCCATCGGTCAAAAGTTTCGGTGCTAACCTCAATCTGACATTTTAA
- a CDS encoding SusD/RagB family nutrient-binding outer membrane lipoprotein, whose translation MKNLKYIILSLAICLASCEDIPDPQKDPGAITKPSADLMLTGILLNTYDSPWSTDQRHNQYMTQNEAYYEGQPYSWTSGSYDGFYTTLRNVNQMEIEAEKMGELGAPYKTMAKFFKAYFYSRATEMFGDIPMTEAMKGVSDQNFKPKYDSQKDVYIQVLKWLDEANAELPALIEKRVTVPSDFIYNGDLSKWQKLVNSFRLRTLISLSNRADDTPELNVKQQFATIVANPAKYPLILTNADNFQIVYNTFNTYPLWPSNGVVVKNDKRNTLGATYVDIAKATQDPRLMVVALPAEALVKNTDVFARYGGGKTGDLQSTLLDQSSKGLLSMINFDFWETSAAGVPAIQLGAPEVNFAIAEGINRGWATGSAATYYQKGIEESMKFYSIGAAAVAGFIAANPYPATAAQGLNKILEQKYMSFFENSGKQAFYDYRRTGVPTFDIGQANANNNQIPVRWAYPTSEYTTNEVNVKAAIQAQYSGADTQNGEMWLVK comes from the coding sequence ATGAAAAACCTTAAATATATAATCCTTTCGCTCGCGATTTGCCTGGCATCCTGCGAGGATATCCCCGACCCGCAAAAAGACCCGGGAGCGATCACAAAGCCATCCGCCGATCTGATGCTGACTGGCATTCTGCTGAACACTTATGACTCTCCATGGAGTACCGATCAGCGTCACAACCAGTATATGACCCAGAACGAAGCTTATTATGAAGGACAGCCTTACAGCTGGACCAGTGGAAGTTACGACGGATTTTACACGACATTGAGAAATGTAAACCAGATGGAAATAGAGGCGGAGAAAATGGGCGAGCTGGGTGCACCGTATAAAACGATGGCCAAATTCTTCAAAGCCTACTTTTACAGCCGCGCCACTGAAATGTTCGGCGACATACCGATGACGGAAGCAATGAAAGGTGTAAGCGATCAGAATTTCAAGCCGAAATACGACAGCCAGAAGGATGTTTACATTCAGGTGCTGAAATGGCTGGACGAAGCGAATGCTGAACTTCCTGCATTGATCGAAAAACGTGTCACGGTTCCGAGTGATTTTATCTACAATGGTGATCTTTCCAAATGGCAGAAACTGGTTAACTCCTTCCGTTTGAGAACGTTGATCAGCCTGAGCAATCGCGCCGATGATACCCCTGAATTGAATGTAAAACAACAGTTTGCTACCATTGTGGCGAACCCGGCCAAGTATCCGCTGATCCTTACCAATGCTGACAATTTTCAGATCGTTTACAACACTTTCAATACCTATCCGCTTTGGCCAAGTAATGGAGTAGTCGTTAAAAACGATAAAAGGAACACATTGGGCGCTACTTACGTGGATATTGCCAAAGCGACCCAGGACCCGCGTCTGATGGTTGTTGCTCTTCCCGCCGAAGCGCTCGTGAAAAATACGGACGTATTTGCCAGGTATGGAGGCGGAAAAACCGGTGATCTGCAATCAACATTGCTGGACCAATCGAGTAAGGGTCTTTTGTCGATGATCAACTTTGATTTTTGGGAAACTTCGGCGGCGGGCGTGCCTGCGATCCAGCTGGGCGCACCGGAAGTGAATTTCGCGATAGCAGAAGGCATTAACCGCGGCTGGGCAACCGGTAGTGCCGCTACCTACTATCAGAAAGGCATTGAAGAATCGATGAAATTTTACAGCATCGGCGCTGCGGCGGTTGCGGGTTTTATCGCAGCAAATCCATATCCTGCCACGGCTGCTCAGGGGCTCAATAAAATCCTCGAACAAAAGTATATGTCCTTTTTTGAGAACTCTGGTAAGCAGGCTTTTTACGACTACCGCAGAACAGGTGTGCCTACATTTGATATCGGCCAGGCTAATGCCAATAACAACCAGATCCCAGTGCGCTGGGCTTACCCGACATCGGAATACACTACCAATGAAGTCAATGTGAAAGCTGCGATTCAGGCGCAATACAGCGGTGCTGATACGCAGAATGGTGAAATGTGGCTGGTTAAATAA
- a CDS encoding sigma-54-dependent transcriptional regulator, protein MEQKSYTILYVDDEEINLKFFAATFSWEYHVLTALSAEEGLTIFKEHEIDLVVADQRMPGMSGVQFFEQIYQLNPEPARILLTGYGDLETLVQAVNQGKIFHFFHKPWAEEELQRLFERALQIRMLQRENERLIQHLQQTNENLSRALGEVETLTTMLEEENQLLREEVNESFNFDDMVSHSPVFQEVLHRTARVAVTDATVLITGETGTGKELLARAVHRLSHRRQKPFIKINCAALPAQLIESELFGHEKGAFTGATSARPGRFELAHQGTIFLDEIGDFPLELQAKLLRVLQEGEFDRLGATRTTKVDVRVITATHVDLNAAVQQGRFRADLFYRLNVFPLHTPPLRDRKEDIPLLVRHFVKKYAVKNGKVIRRISKKTYQLLEAHHWPGNIRELENVIERGIIMSKGDKFKVDDWLLEDPARSRKTPGESGAIESLEENERIHILRALQQTNWRVTGDQGAARLLLINERTLQSRIRKLQIRRPNGADD, encoded by the coding sequence ATGGAGCAAAAGTCCTATACGATCTTATATGTTGACGATGAGGAGATCAATTTAAAGTTTTTCGCAGCCACGTTTTCATGGGAGTATCATGTGTTGACGGCCCTTTCCGCAGAGGAGGGACTAACCATATTCAAGGAGCATGAGATAGACCTCGTGGTGGCCGATCAGCGCATGCCGGGAATGTCGGGTGTTCAGTTTTTTGAGCAGATCTACCAGCTTAATCCCGAACCCGCACGCATTCTTTTAACGGGATATGGCGATTTGGAAACGCTAGTTCAGGCTGTCAACCAGGGTAAGATATTTCATTTTTTTCATAAGCCCTGGGCGGAAGAGGAATTACAAAGGTTGTTTGAAAGAGCCCTTCAGATCAGAATGCTGCAGCGTGAAAATGAACGGCTTATCCAACATTTGCAGCAAACCAATGAAAACCTTTCGCGGGCATTGGGTGAAGTCGAAACACTGACGACCATGCTGGAAGAAGAGAACCAGCTGCTCCGGGAAGAGGTGAACGAATCGTTCAATTTTGACGATATGGTGAGCCACAGCCCCGTTTTTCAGGAGGTACTGCACCGGACAGCCCGCGTAGCCGTTACCGACGCGACGGTACTGATCACCGGTGAAACGGGTACTGGAAAGGAGCTGCTGGCCAGGGCCGTGCACCGGCTGAGCCACCGCCGCCAAAAGCCATTCATTAAGATCAACTGCGCGGCATTACCGGCCCAGCTGATCGAAAGTGAATTATTTGGGCACGAAAAAGGGGCATTCACGGGCGCCACCTCCGCTCGCCCCGGCCGGTTTGAGCTGGCACATCAGGGTACTATTTTTCTGGATGAGATCGGCGATTTTCCATTGGAGTTACAGGCGAAGCTGCTTCGGGTTTTACAGGAAGGTGAGTTTGACCGGCTGGGCGCTACCAGGACCACTAAGGTCGACGTCCGCGTGATTACCGCCACCCACGTTGACCTTAACGCAGCGGTGCAACAGGGCCGTTTTCGGGCGGACTTGTTTTACAGGCTCAATGTGTTTCCGTTGCATACACCTCCATTACGGGACAGAAAAGAAGATATTCCGCTTTTGGTAAGGCATTTTGTCAAAAAATATGCAGTTAAAAATGGGAAGGTGATCCGCCGGATTTCGAAGAAAACCTATCAGCTTCTGGAAGCACACCATTGGCCGGGCAATATTCGCGAGCTGGAAAATGTGATCGAGCGCGGCATCATTATGAGCAAGGGCGACAAGTTCAAGGTGGACGACTGGTTACTCGAAGATCCGGCACGTTCCCGCAAAACGCCTGGTGAAAGCGGCGCCATTGAATCGCTGGAAGAAAACGAACGTATCCACATTCTCAGGGCACTTCAACAAACGAACTGGCGGGTTACCGGCGACCAGGGTGCCGCACGCCTACTTCTCATCAACGAACGAACGTTGCAATCCCGCATCCGCAAATTGCAGATCCGCAGGCCGAATGGTGCTGATGATTAG
- a CDS encoding GlxA family transcriptional regulator: MNASEHSKLVVIVAFPNLPLLEIAGPGDVFFQASKMVYEKTGVESAYKVIVVAADRSDQVVTRSGIVISTPIKRDDIQQPIDTLIIAGYNFENPVIETSDFYQWVSETYSKVRRIGSICVGTFALARAGLLNNKNVTTHWEKASRLNREYPDVHVDSSQLFIKDGNIYTSGGVSSATDISLALVEEDYGREIAVSVARHLVLYLKRPGYQSQFGDLLPEPENTTFSKIQEWMIANLDKDLSVEQLALHSNMSPRNFARVFLKETSLTPAKFVEKLRVEMARKLLEESDLNMEQIATKTGLVSLVSMRRVFLRNLMITPSDYKRMFRTSRSEVEFA; the protein is encoded by the coding sequence ATGAACGCATCGGAGCATTCAAAACTGGTTGTCATTGTCGCATTCCCGAACCTGCCTTTATTGGAAATTGCAGGTCCGGGAGATGTTTTTTTTCAGGCGTCCAAAATGGTTTACGAAAAGACCGGGGTTGAAAGTGCTTACAAAGTGATTGTAGTCGCAGCCGATCGTTCCGACCAGGTCGTGACCAGGTCGGGCATTGTCATCAGTACACCCATTAAACGGGACGATATCCAGCAGCCCATCGACACACTCATTATCGCAGGTTACAATTTTGAAAACCCGGTTATCGAAACTTCCGATTTTTATCAATGGGTTTCGGAAACATATTCCAAAGTCCGCCGGATAGGATCTATTTGTGTGGGGACTTTTGCATTGGCGAGGGCCGGGCTTTTGAATAACAAGAACGTAACCACGCATTGGGAGAAAGCGTCGCGATTGAACCGTGAGTATCCTGATGTTCATGTTGATTCTTCGCAGCTTTTCATCAAAGACGGCAATATTTATACCTCAGGCGGCGTATCGTCGGCAACGGACATTTCTCTGGCGCTTGTGGAGGAAGACTATGGCCGTGAAATCGCTGTTTCGGTGGCGCGTCATCTGGTTCTTTATCTCAAACGACCTGGGTATCAATCGCAATTTGGGGACTTGTTGCCTGAGCCGGAAAATACGACATTCAGCAAAATTCAGGAATGGATGATTGCCAATCTGGATAAGGATTTGAGTGTAGAGCAGCTTGCATTGCACAGCAATATGAGCCCGAGGAATTTTGCCCGGGTATTTCTAAAAGAGACCAGCCTGACTCCCGCCAAATTTGTAGAAAAACTCCGAGTCGAAATGGCCCGGAAACTATTGGAGGAAAGCGACCTGAATATGGAGCAGATTGCCACAAAAACCGGGCTGGTAAGTCTGGTGTCGATGCGCAGGGTATTCCTCCGAAACCTCATGATCACGCCCAGTGACTACAAACGCATGTTCAGGACGAGCAGAAGTGAAGTTGAATTTGCATAG
- the gap gene encoding type I glyceraldehyde-3-phosphate dehydrogenase: MKIAINGFGRIGRMTLRALQNKENVEVVAINDLTDIKTLTHLLKYDSSHGHFPGQVSEDGTYINVNGKNIILLSEKAPEKLPWKDLGIDVVIESTGRFTERDKAQLHIDAGAKKVLITAPATGGVKTIVSGVNNDIIAVDDNIYSTASCTTNAIAPVLHVLDQEFGIESGYMSTVHAFTADQVLQDAPHRDLRRARAASQSIIPTTTGAAKAIGEVLPNLKGKLDGFSYRVPVVDGSIVDLSLNLTKHASAQEINDILKAYSQNQLSGVLEYTEEQFVSVDILGNTHSSIVDGTLTRSIGNIVKVVAWYDNEVGISNRISELVSEILNTVK, from the coding sequence ATGAAAATTGCAATTAATGGTTTCGGTAGAATAGGCCGTATGACTTTGCGCGCCTTACAAAACAAGGAGAATGTTGAAGTGGTCGCTATCAACGATTTGACTGACATTAAAACCCTTACTCATTTACTCAAATACGATTCATCGCATGGTCATTTCCCTGGCCAGGTTTCGGAAGACGGGACTTATATCAATGTCAATGGTAAAAATATCATTCTGCTGAGTGAGAAAGCGCCGGAGAAATTACCCTGGAAAGATCTTGGAATAGACGTTGTCATTGAATCCACCGGACGGTTTACCGAAAGGGATAAAGCCCAGCTGCATATTGACGCCGGTGCTAAAAAAGTGCTCATTACCGCTCCTGCGACCGGTGGCGTGAAGACCATCGTAAGCGGGGTCAACAATGACATCATTGCCGTCGACGACAACATTTACTCGACTGCTTCCTGTACCACCAATGCTATCGCGCCCGTCCTGCACGTTCTCGACCAGGAATTTGGAATTGAGTCGGGTTATATGAGCACGGTACATGCTTTCACGGCGGATCAGGTATTGCAGGATGCACCCCACCGGGATTTACGGAGAGCGAGAGCGGCCAGTCAGTCGATCATACCTACTACTACCGGCGCGGCAAAAGCGATCGGTGAGGTGCTCCCTAACCTGAAAGGAAAACTGGACGGATTTTCTTACCGGGTGCCGGTTGTGGACGGCTCTATCGTGGATCTTTCGCTCAACCTGACCAAACATGCGTCTGCACAGGAAATTAATGATATATTGAAGGCATATTCGCAAAATCAGTTGAGCGGAGTGCTGGAATACACCGAGGAACAATTTGTGTCGGTCGACATCCTGGGCAATACCCATTCATCGATTGTCGACGGAACGCTGACAAGAAGTATCGGTAACATTGTGAAAGTGGTTGCCTGGTACGACAATGAGGTTGGTATCTCCAATCGTATCTCCGAATTGGTTTCCGAGATTTTAAATACTGTCAAATAA
- a CDS encoding RNA polymerase sigma factor codes for MTSETELISGCLLNDRVAQRQLYDRYKKAMYTLAYRITGDFDDANDVLQDAFLEIFRHLDQFRGEATLGAWIKQIVVRKSTKKKKVVMWQNVEDYMDESIDWGNNDINVAHLETAVLSLPDGFRTIFVLAEVEGYTHREIAVMLNISEGTSKSQLFHAKRKLRSMLSSNGY; via the coding sequence ATGACATCTGAGACGGAGCTGATATCGGGTTGCCTTTTGAACGACCGGGTCGCGCAACGGCAACTTTACGACCGGTACAAAAAAGCGATGTATACGCTCGCCTACCGCATTACCGGTGACTTCGATGATGCCAATGATGTTTTACAGGATGCTTTTTTAGAGATATTCCGTCACCTCGATCAGTTCCGCGGAGAGGCAACACTCGGTGCCTGGATCAAGCAGATCGTGGTGCGCAAATCGACCAAAAAGAAAAAAGTGGTGATGTGGCAGAATGTGGAGGATTACATGGATGAAAGCATTGACTGGGGAAATAATGATATCAATGTGGCCCATCTCGAAACTGCGGTCCTATCGCTTCCCGACGGGTTCAGGACGATTTTCGTGCTGGCAGAAGTGGAGGGTTATACCCACCGGGAAATCGCGGTAATGCTCAATATTTCAGAAGGTACCTCTAAATCTCAGCTGTTTCACGCCAAAAGGAAACTTCGCAGCATGCTTTCCTCAAATGGATACTGA